The genomic region GAAATAACATTAAAATAAACTTGCCCGGTAGTAGTGTTATTTGCTTTAGACATATTAACGTCAAGAAATCTTTCGTAATGTCCAAGGTCCAAATCCGTTTCAGCGCCATCATCTGTAACATAAACTTCGCCATGCTGAAAAGGATTCATAGTTCCAGGATCAACATTGATGTACGGATCGAATTTTTGGATAGTTACACTAAATCCACGTTGTTTTAGCAGCAATCCAAGTGAAGATGCAGTTATTCCTTTGCCTAATGATGAAACTACACCACCAGTTACAAATATGTATTTAACTTTCTTTTTATACGCCATCGATATGAAAATCCTTGTTGCAAAACTAATTTATTTTGCATTCAAACATATCTAAAAAAAATAAAACCTGCTATATGAAGAATAGAAAGTAAGATGAAATTTTAAAGTTTTATTTTACGAAGTTTACTTTTGGCAGGAATTCGAACATTAAATTTCATTTGCTATTAATTCTGCTGCAATTCTCCCACTTTTTACCGCTCCTTCTATTGTGGAAGGAAGCCCGGTATTCGTCCAATCACCTGCCAGAAAAAGATTTTTAATTTTAGTATTAGCGTTTGGTCTTGAATTTAAAATAGCAGGTGAAGGAACGAATGTAGCTCGTTTTTCTTTAATTATTTTATAATTTGAAATTAGACTATTGTTGAAAAAAGCGAAATAGTTATGAATTTCTTCTACTACAACTTTATATATTTTTTCTGAGTTAAATTCTATCATTGCGCCAGCATCGCTTATTACAATTGTAATATGTTTTCCATGATTAAATATCCAGTGAACCTTTGAATCAATTAATCCATAAAACTTTTCTTTAAATGGATTTTCATTTAGCCAAATATGAACTGTAAGAATTGGTGAATAATCAAATTTCAAATCGCTTAACAAATAATCAGAATCTAAAAACATTTTTTGGAAAGAGTGAAATGGAACGGCAGAAACTACAAAATCAAATCCATCAACAGGTTTATTATTTACAATAACAGATTTTACCTTTTCATTCCGTATTTCTATGTAAGAAACTCTGCTCGATAAATTTATTCCACCATTATGGTTGTTTAAAAAAGCACTTGCATTGTTGCAGTACATCTCACTTAAACCAGTTTTGGGTAATAGGATTGAAGCAGATTTGTTTCCCTTTAAAAACATTTTTTTAAGGATATCAATAAATATTTTTGCTGATGCTTTTTCCAGATTAGTATTAAGTGTACCAACAACTAAAATATCCCAGAATGCTTTTATTGTTCTGTCATTCTGATGATTATCATCCAGCAATTCTTTTACAGTTAGATTATTTAATGATTCACTTGGAGTCCCCAGTAATTTCAAAAAAAATTTGATAATGTTTACTCTGTCAGTAAACTTAATTGCTTTATAAGATAATAAACCAGCAAGAAGGTTGAAGGGGTAGAACTTTGATTTTGATATTAGTGGAACAACACCAGAATACTTATCAACAAAATTTATTTCCAGCTTATCCTGATAATAAATATTATTTAATGCTCCAATCAATTTTAGAAAATGAATTGTTTCTTTATAACAGCCCATCAGGATGTGCTGCCCATTATCTATTACATCCCCAGTTATATCATCAAAGAAAGAATATGCTCTACCGCCAAGTTTGGGTGATGCTTCAAAAAGTTCTACATTAATACCAACATTTGCCAAATGAACTGCCGCTGATAAGCCAGCAAATCCACCTCCGACAATAACAACTTTTTTCATGAATAAACTAAACTATACTTTGCCCAAACTCCAAGGGATATTCCAACCTTTTCGAATTTTGATACTTTAATTTTCTTATCGAATACGTTGAAATTTTTATCTTCAATTTTCTGAAGCAATTTAGAATAGATATGCTGCATAGCTCTTGCAGCAAACATAGCGGGTTTATCTTCAATTGTAAGGTAATGGTTTGCACGATCAAAAAAATCTTTAGCACGCAATGCTTCATAATTCATCAGAGCAACAAAATTGGCATTATAAACGCTCTTAAATAATTCGCTTTCCGTGTAGCTAAACTTATTCATATCTTCCTGCGGCAGATAAATTCTTCCATTCTGAGCATCAGATTTTACGTCTCGTAAAATATTTGTAAGCTGAAGAGCGTACCCAAGATTAACTGCAAAATCTTTCGTGGATTTATTTTTATATCCAAAAATTTCTATACACATTAAACCTACAGTTGAAGCCACGCGATAACAATAGAGAAGAAGATCATCAAATTTAATATAACGTTTATTTTGGAGGTCCATCTCCATACCTTTGATAAGCTCAAAGAAAGGCTCTATTGGAATATTGAATTGTTGGACAATTTTAATCAGTTTATTAAAAAGGAAAAATTCAGAATTACCGGATAATGATTTCTCCAGTTCAACTCTCCACCTTCGTAAACGTTCGTACTTAATTTCTTCGGTTACATCTTCATCATCAACAATATCATCGGTCTGCCGGCAGAATGAGTAAACAGTATTCATTGCATCTCGTTTTGGAGCAGGTAATAAGCTGAAAGCATAATAAAAACTGCTTTTACTTTCTTTTGCAATATTTTTTGTGGAGTCTATCAATCTAAAATCTTTTTAATGAACTAATAAATATTTTCATATAATCAAATTTAGTTAAAACTGGTCTAATGTTAAGTACATTGTAATCAAATTCTACAATTTTTTCCAGTATTTTTTCGCCCCCTAAAATTGTACATCCTATTTCATATTTCAATCTTTTAGGTAGGTAATGAATTAAAGAATACCCATCCGTAAAAAGATTGAGAATACGTTGAACTTGAAATTTAATTAACGCTATAAATTTCGAGTTACCTTCTCTTAAAACAAATTCCTTTTCAGTAATATAATAAGCTGCCAGTTCATCTTCCGGAATATATATCCTGCCCTTCTGATAATCTATGCTTAAATCCTGTAAAAAATTTGTTAATTGCAGGGCAGTACATATT from Ignavibacteriales bacterium harbors:
- the hpnD gene encoding presqualene diphosphate synthase HpnD, with the translated sequence MIDSTKNIAKESKSSFYYAFSLLPAPKRDAMNTVYSFCRQTDDIVDDEDVTEEIKYERLRRWRVELEKSLSGNSEFFLFNKLIKIVQQFNIPIEPFFELIKGMEMDLQNKRYIKFDDLLLYCYRVASTVGLMCIEIFGYKNKSTKDFAVNLGYALQLTNILRDVKSDAQNGRIYLPQEDMNKFSYTESELFKSVYNANFVALMNYEALRAKDFFDRANHYLTIEDKPAMFAARAMQHIYSKLLQKIEDKNFNVFDKKIKVSKFEKVGISLGVWAKYSLVYS